Proteins encoded together in one Pontiella desulfatans window:
- a CDS encoding PEP-CTERM sorting domain-containing protein, producing MRKSKQIMAVFTLGAVFPLLAAATLITDTVDNTDGWANLGGGFYTASIGGLAPVSGTQFWTAANAVNTRGTWKLFSDTFVEESLKVTYSVGDRNDLAWTGDVTAFLFADVNGDGLYAWTERINSAVTTDRTDPVDGWEEWVDTYNITATTKTANNDLVLGKDIGFFVLSNIGSGENMAFDSLAIETIPEPATLGIIAAGGIGLLWIRRLVML from the coding sequence ATGAGGAAGTCAAAGCAGATAATGGCGGTTTTCACGTTGGGGGCGGTTTTTCCACTGCTGGCTGCGGCCACATTGATTACGGATACGGTTGATAATACCGATGGCTGGGCGAATCTCGGTGGAGGATTTTACACGGCCAGCATTGGTGGTTTAGCCCCGGTTTCTGGAACTCAATTCTGGACGGCGGCAAATGCGGTCAATACCCGGGGAACATGGAAGTTGTTTTCTGACACATTTGTGGAAGAGAGCCTTAAGGTAACCTATTCTGTTGGAGACCGAAACGATTTGGCCTGGACCGGTGACGTAACGGCCTTTCTGTTTGCAGATGTCAATGGCGATGGCCTTTACGCATGGACTGAACGCATCAATTCTGCCGTAACGACAGATCGTACGGATCCGGTAGATGGCTGGGAGGAATGGGTCGACACATACAACATCACCGCTACGACCAAAACGGCAAACAACGATTTGGTTCTCGGCAAAGACATCGGGTTTTTCGTGCTCAGCAATATCGGCAGCGGTGAAAATATGGCCTTCGATTCGCTGGCGATCGAAACCATCCCTGAACCGGCTACATTGGGGATAATCGCTGCGGGAGGAATCGGCCTGCTTTGGATAAGGCGCCTTGTGATGCTATAA
- a CDS encoding glycoside hydrolase family 2 TIM barrel-domain containing protein — MKVWMMAMATLVAVCATAERETLRFNEGWSFARFGAMPDGTEKAEPQGVEKAAFDDSAWRMLNVPHDWGIEGPFRAELPNQTGKLPWAGIGWYRKTFDVPASDSGKKVFIDFDGAMSDSTVWLNGEYVGEWPYGYSSFRLELTPFLKPGQENTLAVRLDNKPESSRWYPGGGIYRNVRLVKTAKTHVAHWGVFVSTPVVSSDCATVQVRAEIDGAYDKVVHEIVETGKTGQGTTCRLSIDFPRRWDLDSPNLYTLKTTVFSGGEAVDEVETPFGIRTLSYSADGFFLNGKKVRMNGVCQHHDLGPLGAAVNTRALERQIEILQEMGCNAIRTAHNPPSPELLDLCDRMGMLVQVEAFDCWGKGKASNDYSRHFPEWHEKDLRAMIKRDRNHPCVVMWSTGNEIREQGNKAGHAISQRLTDIAHDEDPTRLVTAGCNNIKAGFNGFQKTVDLFGYNYKPHLYGEFRQKNPKQPFYGSETASTVSSRGEYFFPVSDEKHLGQGGHFQVSSFDLTAPPWANNPDVEFAAQDEYPWVFGEFVWTGFDYVGEPTPYNKDKTNLLNFSDPAERKRMEEELEKLGGNIPPRSSYFGIVDLCGFKKDRFYIYQARWRPELPMAHILPHWNWPERIGEGTPVHVYTSGDEAELFLNGKSLGKKVKGEYTYRLRWDDVVYQPGELKVVAYKNGKRWAENMTKTTGEAAKIELSADRKVIAADGQDLSFITVQVSDEDGRLVPRTHNLVTFSIEGPGEIIAVGNGDPTSHESFQALEHKVFNGLALVVVRSMTGDPGTIVVSAKSKELIAGRIELEAK; from the coding sequence ATGAAAGTATGGATGATGGCAATGGCAACGCTGGTCGCGGTTTGTGCGACCGCGGAACGTGAAACGTTGCGTTTTAACGAGGGCTGGAGCTTTGCGCGCTTTGGTGCGATGCCGGACGGTACGGAAAAGGCTGAACCGCAGGGGGTGGAAAAAGCGGCGTTCGATGATTCGGCCTGGCGCATGTTAAACGTACCGCACGATTGGGGCATCGAGGGGCCGTTCCGCGCGGAATTGCCCAACCAGACCGGCAAGTTGCCTTGGGCGGGTATCGGCTGGTACCGCAAAACCTTCGATGTGCCCGCTTCGGACTCCGGCAAAAAGGTGTTTATCGATTTCGACGGTGCAATGTCTGATTCAACGGTTTGGCTCAATGGCGAGTATGTTGGCGAGTGGCCCTACGGCTATTCCTCGTTCCGGCTGGAGCTGACCCCATTCCTGAAGCCGGGGCAGGAAAATACGCTTGCCGTTCGATTGGACAACAAACCCGAATCTTCGCGTTGGTATCCGGGCGGCGGCATCTACCGCAACGTGCGTTTGGTCAAAACGGCTAAGACGCATGTTGCGCATTGGGGCGTGTTCGTCTCTACCCCCGTGGTGTCGTCCGACTGCGCCACCGTGCAGGTGCGAGCCGAGATTGACGGGGCATACGACAAGGTGGTGCATGAGATCGTCGAGACGGGCAAAACAGGCCAGGGCACGACGTGTCGGTTGTCCATCGATTTCCCCAGGCGCTGGGATCTGGATTCCCCTAATCTCTATACGCTCAAGACCACGGTATTTAGCGGAGGAGAGGCGGTCGATGAAGTCGAAACCCCGTTCGGCATCCGCACCCTTTCGTACTCCGCGGACGGATTTTTCCTGAATGGAAAAAAGGTGCGAATGAACGGCGTCTGCCAGCATCACGACCTCGGGCCGCTTGGGGCGGCGGTCAACACCCGCGCGCTGGAGCGGCAGATCGAGATCCTGCAGGAGATGGGGTGCAACGCCATCCGCACCGCGCACAATCCGCCGTCGCCGGAATTGCTCGACCTCTGCGACCGCATGGGCATGCTGGTGCAGGTGGAGGCGTTCGATTGCTGGGGAAAAGGCAAGGCATCCAACGACTATTCCCGTCACTTTCCCGAATGGCACGAAAAGGATTTGCGCGCCATGATCAAGCGCGACCGCAACCACCCGTGCGTCGTGATGTGGAGCACGGGAAACGAGATCCGCGAGCAGGGCAACAAGGCGGGCCACGCCATTTCGCAGCGGCTTACGGATATTGCCCACGATGAGGATCCAACCCGCCTGGTTACGGCCGGGTGCAATAATATCAAGGCGGGATTCAACGGTTTCCAGAAAACAGTCGATCTGTTCGGCTACAACTACAAACCGCATCTCTATGGCGAATTCCGGCAGAAAAATCCAAAACAGCCGTTCTACGGTAGCGAGACGGCCTCGACCGTCAGCTCGCGCGGGGAATATTTTTTCCCGGTTTCAGATGAAAAACACTTGGGACAGGGCGGCCATTTCCAGGTGAGTTCCTTCGATCTCACTGCACCGCCATGGGCGAACAATCCCGATGTCGAGTTTGCCGCACAGGACGAATATCCATGGGTGTTCGGCGAATTTGTCTGGACGGGCTTCGACTATGTCGGCGAGCCGACGCCCTATAACAAGGACAAGACCAACCTGCTCAACTTTTCCGATCCGGCGGAGCGGAAACGCATGGAAGAAGAACTGGAGAAGCTAGGCGGGAATATTCCCCCGCGCAGTTCCTATTTTGGGATTGTGGATCTCTGTGGATTCAAAAAAGACCGTTTTTACATCTATCAGGCCCGCTGGCGTCCGGAGCTGCCCATGGCGCATATTCTTCCGCATTGGAACTGGCCGGAGCGTATCGGAGAAGGTACGCCGGTGCATGTCTATACATCGGGCGACGAAGCGGAGTTGTTTTTGAACGGGAAGTCACTTGGAAAGAAAGTGAAAGGGGAATACACCTATCGCCTGCGCTGGGATGATGTCGTTTATCAGCCGGGTGAGTTGAAGGTTGTGGCGTATAAAAACGGGAAGCGCTGGGCGGAAAATATGACCAAAACCACCGGAGAGGCCGCCAAGATCGAGCTGAGCGCCGACCGCAAGGTGATTGCTGCGGATGGGCAGGATCTTTCGTTCATTACGGTCCAGGTGTCGGATGAGGATGGCCGGCTGGTGCCGCGCACGCACAACCTGGTCACGTTCTCGATTGAGGGCCCTGGCGAAATCATTGCCGTGGGCAATGGCGATCCGACCAGTCATGAGTCGTTCCAGGCGCTGGAGCACAAGGTGTTTAACGGCCTGGCCCTGGTGGTTGTACGATCGATGACGGGCGATCCTGGAACCATTGTAGTATCCGCAAAATCAAAAGAACTAATTGCGGGTCGTATCGAGTTGGAGGCTAAGTAA
- a CDS encoding LamG-like jellyroll fold domain-containing protein, whose translation MKSMLPIIFVALSVQAEGSWRFLLLADWHSAEKYTQTEKNPSWLDETIAEDIATVAMLKNKFGGDLILMPGDSNGGHWDTPNFIKNNYPGATPEEAILKAGHFCYSGMVDSFRKGGYSRLIMAVGDHEIGDNPWPAGSVVSRCQPQFREAFAKEFNRNPDGGRFLYEQPVGKASSRPLGTTYENTSYAYRHKNVLFITIDAFHQENPDEKIGDEGSVTGTVIGPHLQWLEEVLAEARKDSGIKHILVQSHLPVIYPVRKVNSSGMLMDDGIESAFWKTLRKHGVDIYFAGEVHANTVTKDPESNVVQLVSRGNFFNNFQTLDISDNRIEVTCYNQLGGKASDGEYEVSGRLLIDKSGAGVRIEGEGELAVLDPGARHLHFDFEETVPLVEQPIMGTANRKKEDPFKLRGIKCARIVPNRGSFGPHYSALTTHVDLVPGMQGMAGLFSEQSRLGVFAMGPLHGDRAVSYALWVKTTSLENQILINTGSIWGTELKNFFNLNLDDGVPQVMVSEHQTVTAEDVEKLNDGEWHHIVAGMPSNGCRLSEVEIHVDGKPVETRLSGNDVKLHFNQAVRLGIGGLNYSNKAFDVLPVKPFVGCMDEVSVWTRGLTPEEIKVAMGFKGAQQR comes from the coding sequence ATGAAGTCGATGCTGCCCATCATATTCGTCGCGCTGAGCGTACAAGCGGAGGGCTCGTGGCGCTTTCTGTTGCTGGCCGACTGGCATTCGGCGGAAAAATATACGCAGACCGAAAAGAATCCCTCGTGGTTGGACGAGACGATCGCGGAGGATATTGCTACCGTGGCGATGCTTAAAAACAAGTTTGGCGGCGATTTGATCCTGATGCCGGGCGACAGCAATGGCGGGCACTGGGATACCCCGAATTTTATTAAGAACAATTATCCGGGCGCGACTCCTGAAGAGGCCATCCTGAAGGCGGGACATTTCTGTTATTCGGGCATGGTTGACTCCTTTCGCAAGGGGGGCTATTCCCGGCTGATCATGGCGGTGGGCGACCATGAAATAGGTGATAACCCCTGGCCGGCGGGCTCGGTGGTGTCAAGGTGCCAACCGCAGTTCCGGGAAGCGTTTGCGAAGGAATTCAACAGGAACCCCGACGGTGGGCGCTTTCTTTATGAACAGCCGGTTGGCAAGGCATCCTCGCGGCCGCTGGGCACAACGTATGAAAACACGTCCTACGCCTATCGCCATAAAAATGTGTTGTTCATCACGATTGATGCATTCCATCAGGAGAATCCCGACGAGAAGATCGGCGATGAAGGTTCCGTGACCGGCACCGTGATCGGCCCGCATCTTCAATGGTTGGAAGAGGTGCTGGCCGAGGCGCGTAAAGATTCGGGTATCAAACATATCCTGGTACAGTCGCACCTGCCGGTGATCTATCCGGTGCGCAAGGTGAACAGCAGCGGCATGCTGATGGATGATGGAATCGAAAGTGCCTTTTGGAAAACATTGAGGAAGCATGGCGTCGATATCTATTTTGCTGGTGAAGTTCATGCGAATACCGTGACGAAAGATCCGGAATCCAATGTGGTGCAACTGGTCAGTCGGGGCAATTTTTTCAACAACTTCCAGACCTTGGATATTTCGGATAACCGTATTGAAGTAACCTGCTACAACCAGCTGGGAGGCAAAGCTTCCGATGGGGAGTATGAAGTCTCCGGGCGTCTGCTGATTGATAAATCGGGTGCCGGGGTGCGCATTGAAGGCGAGGGCGAATTGGCCGTTCTGGATCCTGGTGCGCGCCATTTGCATTTCGATTTCGAGGAAACCGTTCCTCTCGTCGAACAACCCATCATGGGAACGGCAAACCGCAAGAAAGAGGATCCGTTCAAATTGCGAGGGATCAAGTGTGCCCGCATCGTCCCAAACCGTGGAAGCTTCGGCCCCCATTACAGCGCATTGACGACCCATGTTGATTTGGTTCCGGGAATGCAGGGTATGGCTGGGCTTTTTTCAGAACAAAGCCGCTTGGGTGTTTTTGCCATGGGGCCGCTGCATGGCGATCGTGCCGTATCGTATGCCTTGTGGGTGAAAACAACTTCGCTGGAAAATCAGATCCTGATCAACACGGGATCCATCTGGGGCACTGAGTTGAAAAACTTTTTCAACCTGAATCTCGATGACGGAGTGCCGCAGGTCATGGTTTCCGAGCATCAAACTGTGACGGCGGAAGACGTTGAAAAGCTGAACGACGGCGAATGGCATCACATTGTTGCAGGCATGCCGTCCAACGGATGCAGGTTGTCCGAAGTTGAAATCCACGTGGATGGGAAACCCGTGGAGACCCGGCTCAGTGGAAACGATGTTAAACTACACTTCAATCAGGCTGTTCGTCTTGGGATCGGGGGGCTCAACTACAGCAATAAAGCCTTTGATGTTTTGCCGGTTAAACCCTTTGTCGGATGTATGGATGAGGTTTCGGTCTGGACGCGTGGATTGACCCCGGAAGAGATTAAGGTCGCTATGGGTTTCAAAGGAGCGCAACAACGATGA
- a CDS encoding sulfatase-like hydrolase/transferase, producing the protein MKRRSFNRIVSAAGIAAIGQKALAGKAKQPNLLIIHTDEHNFRTLGCYRDLMGEDQAYVWGKGVKVDTPHIDSLAREGAIATSYYAASPVCTPSRAALVSGLYPVHAGSPSNDMPMHDGLVTFADVLRRNGYATSYVGKWHLDGDAKPGFAPARKFGFDDNRYMINRGHWKLLKKEGNTANFIGSFNASRNQYEFNIGEADEQSFTTDFLCDRAIEIMERDKTKPFCVMVSIPDPHGPNHVREPYASMFKDMHFLNPRTMDAMTEETAPGWVGIKGKNAAADELKQEQMQWYFGMVKCIDDNVGKILNYLESQGLDGNTIVVFSSDHGDLMGEHRKHNKGNPYEASAKIPFLIRWPGHIPAGKVVRSAQCNVDFAPMALSMMGVTNGLPEFHGTDTSSDYLGSRGDVAEDRIVYLTHAASKWVAAIDRRYKLVLSTMDDPWLFDLKNDPDELINFHTHPEYRQIAEKLQDELVAQMERYEEPALEKGGLIYKTGGAGTREVQTALPTTDGYLIDSGGHAMKGTKKGAWSRAVTVPADRFEPNCRYELELEWESRGLDDGAAFFANFLDPKNKKDKQTELWTTVSGETGVVGKTLKTTNTKGWTLHVGVRDVGEILVKSLKVKKAD; encoded by the coding sequence ATGAAAAGGCGAAGCTTCAACCGGATCGTGAGTGCCGCAGGCATTGCCGCCATCGGACAAAAGGCACTGGCGGGGAAAGCAAAGCAACCGAACCTTTTGATCATCCATACCGATGAGCACAATTTTCGCACCCTCGGTTGCTACCGCGACCTGATGGGTGAGGATCAGGCGTATGTCTGGGGGAAGGGCGTGAAGGTCGATACGCCGCATATTGATTCGCTGGCCCGTGAGGGAGCAATTGCCACGAGTTATTATGCCGCCTCGCCGGTTTGCACACCATCGCGTGCCGCACTGGTTTCCGGTCTCTATCCCGTGCATGCCGGATCACCTTCGAACGACATGCCGATGCATGATGGTCTGGTTACCTTTGCCGACGTGTTGCGACGCAACGGCTATGCAACCTCGTATGTCGGGAAATGGCATTTGGACGGCGATGCCAAACCGGGGTTTGCTCCGGCGCGGAAGTTTGGGTTCGACGACAATCGCTATATGATTAACCGTGGCCATTGGAAGTTGCTGAAGAAAGAGGGGAACACGGCGAACTTCATCGGGAGCTTCAATGCGAGCAGGAATCAGTATGAATTCAATATCGGCGAAGCCGATGAGCAATCCTTTACCACCGATTTTCTGTGCGACCGGGCGATAGAGATTATGGAGCGGGATAAAACCAAACCGTTCTGTGTGATGGTCTCCATACCGGATCCGCATGGGCCGAACCATGTTCGCGAACCCTATGCCTCCATGTTCAAGGATATGCATTTCCTGAATCCGCGCACCATGGATGCCATGACCGAGGAGACCGCACCGGGGTGGGTTGGCATCAAAGGCAAGAATGCGGCTGCAGACGAGCTGAAGCAGGAGCAAATGCAGTGGTATTTCGGCATGGTCAAGTGCATCGACGACAATGTCGGTAAAATCCTCAACTACCTGGAGTCACAGGGGCTGGATGGAAATACGATTGTCGTCTTTTCTTCGGATCACGGTGACCTGATGGGGGAACATAGGAAGCATAACAAAGGCAATCCCTATGAAGCCTCTGCAAAAATTCCGTTCCTGATTCGCTGGCCGGGACACATTCCTGCCGGCAAGGTGGTACGTTCGGCGCAGTGCAATGTCGACTTTGCGCCCATGGCGCTTTCAATGATGGGCGTCACGAACGGTCTGCCGGAGTTTCATGGAACGGATACTTCCTCTGATTACCTTGGAAGTCGGGGCGACGTTGCCGAAGACCGCATCGTCTATCTAACCCATGCGGCCAGTAAATGGGTGGCCGCTATCGACCGTCGGTACAAACTGGTGCTTTCGACGATGGATGATCCATGGCTGTTCGATCTGAAAAATGATCCGGATGAACTCATCAACTTCCATACTCATCCAGAGTACAGGCAGATTGCCGAAAAGCTGCAGGACGAACTGGTGGCCCAGATGGAACGCTATGAAGAGCCGGCGTTGGAAAAAGGCGGGCTCATCTATAAAACCGGTGGAGCCGGAACTCGGGAAGTTCAAACCGCATTGCCGACCACGGACGGGTATCTGATTGATAGTGGCGGCCATGCGATGAAAGGAACCAAAAAAGGGGCATGGAGTCGTGCGGTAACGGTTCCGGCAGACCGGTTTGAGCCGAACTGCAGGTATGAACTCGAGCTGGAGTGGGAATCCAGGGGTCTCGACGACGGAGCGGCGTTTTTCGCTAATTTCCTCGACCCGAAAAATAAAAAAGACAAACAAACCGAACTCTGGACGACTGTTTCCGGGGAAACAGGCGTTGTCGGGAAAACGCTCAAGACCACAAATACCAAGGGGTGGACTTTGCACGTTGGAGTTCGCGATGTCGGTGAGATTCTGGTGAAAAGTTTGAAGGTTAAGAAGGCGGATTGA
- a CDS encoding sulfatase-like hydrolase/transferase, whose product MKNLMFVFFILAVALAHGARKPNMIVIMCDDLGYADVGFNGCKDIPTPNIDRIAENGVRCTSGYTSYSVCGPSRAGFMTGRYGQRFGFERNPQYRTDDPNMGLPKEEKTFGEALGPVGYATGVVGKWHLGAHPSNHPLNRGFDYFYGHLGGGHRFMPEELTIQDGYTATNEEESYRTWIMKNHEAIPPAKYLTDEFSDAAVEFIDRSKDRPFFLFLSYNAPHLPLQATDEYLARFPKLEGDRKIYAAMVSAIDDGVGQVFDKLEEYKLLEKTILVFLSDNGGPEPKNASDNGPLRGGKGDSWEGGFRVPFAVQWKGTLPAGTEYHHPVSALDIMGTIVDLADAPVDPKRPLDGINLIPYLAGKKKGIPHEAIYLRKFDGGKYTVRSGAYKMHLGPWQGAKPELYNLDEDVGEQNNVAGDHPEKIQHLEKLRKRWDAELIEPIFLGLIHTPEWQDKLKKQNTKKSQTDNPQWDWFSALDKNKDGGVTEVEWLNWTMSEAKRKGRSSTEARQRKFFAGRDLDGDEIITREELEAGIKR is encoded by the coding sequence ATGAAAAACCTAATGTTTGTATTTTTTATTTTAGCGGTTGCTTTGGCGCACGGTGCCCGCAAGCCCAACATGATCGTCATTATGTGCGACGATCTTGGTTATGCGGATGTCGGCTTTAACGGCTGCAAGGACATCCCGACACCGAACATTGACCGCATTGCTGAAAACGGCGTGCGGTGCACCAGCGGCTACACGTCGTATTCGGTCTGTGGGCCGAGCCGCGCGGGTTTTATGACGGGACGCTATGGGCAACGGTTTGGATTTGAGCGCAATCCGCAGTATAGAACCGATGATCCGAACATGGGGTTGCCGAAGGAGGAAAAAACTTTCGGCGAAGCGCTGGGGCCGGTGGGGTATGCGACCGGCGTGGTTGGCAAGTGGCATTTGGGTGCCCATCCGAGCAATCATCCGCTGAACCGCGGGTTTGACTATTTTTATGGCCATCTGGGCGGTGGCCACCGCTTTATGCCGGAAGAGCTGACCATTCAGGATGGCTACACCGCAACGAATGAGGAGGAAAGCTATCGTACCTGGATTATGAAAAACCATGAGGCGATCCCTCCTGCAAAATACCTGACGGATGAATTTTCCGATGCGGCCGTGGAGTTTATTGATCGAAGCAAAGACCGGCCGTTTTTTCTCTTCCTTTCATACAATGCTCCGCATTTGCCTTTGCAGGCAACGGATGAATATCTTGCCCGTTTCCCGAAGCTGGAAGGGGATCGGAAAATCTATGCCGCGATGGTCAGTGCTATCGACGACGGGGTCGGTCAGGTTTTTGATAAACTGGAAGAGTACAAGCTGCTGGAAAAAACAATTCTTGTATTCCTCTCGGACAATGGTGGGCCCGAACCAAAGAATGCATCGGATAATGGACCTCTGCGTGGCGGGAAGGGCGATTCCTGGGAAGGCGGCTTCCGCGTCCCCTTTGCCGTGCAGTGGAAGGGGACGCTGCCGGCTGGGACAGAATACCACCATCCGGTCAGTGCGTTGGATATTATGGGTACCATCGTGGATCTCGCCGATGCTCCGGTTGATCCCAAACGTCCGCTGGACGGCATTAATCTGATTCCCTATTTGGCGGGTAAAAAAAAAGGGATTCCGCATGAGGCCATTTATCTGCGCAAGTTCGATGGGGGAAAATATACGGTTCGAAGTGGAGCCTATAAAATGCATCTCGGCCCATGGCAGGGGGCTAAGCCGGAGCTTTATAACCTAGATGAGGATGTCGGCGAACAGAACAATGTCGCCGGGGATCATCCTGAAAAGATCCAGCACCTGGAAAAACTTCGCAAGCGGTGGGACGCAGAGTTGATCGAACCGATTTTCCTGGGGTTGATTCATACCCCGGAGTGGCAGGATAAACTCAAAAAACAGAATACGAAAAAATCACAAACCGATAACCCCCAATGGGATTGGTTTTCTGCTCTGGACAAAAACAAGGATGGTGGCGTAACAGAAGTAGAGTGGCTTAACTGGACGATGAGTGAGGCAAAGAGAAAGGGCCGCAGCTCCACCGAAGCGCGCCAGCGCAAATTTTTTGCAGGGCGGGATTTGGATGGCGATGAAATCATTACACGTGAAGAACTCGAAGCCGGGATAAAAAGGTAG